A single Fusobacterium perfoetens ATCC 29250 DNA region contains:
- a CDS encoding fructose-specific PTS transporter subunit EIIC: MKFENLLNENLILLDLDLQKKEEIIEKLVEKLYENEGITSKENFFKAVMKRESISPTGLEEGLAIPHGKDESVIKPMIAVARLKHPIKTWESVDEDNEVNMIFLIAIPKKEEGDSHIEVLSKLTTSFMKEGFITKLQEAKTKKEMLEIIYSVEDNEKEEKIELSEESKFVIAITACATGIAHTYLAAEALEKAARELGIRIHVEKQGAKGIENRLTREMIEKAEVVIFSTDVSVKEIERFIGKKYLQTRVAVPLKAGKEVINKALASPDGIVEAVVNKKEEIKKIEEKIISFSEIKRAFLTGISYMLPLVVAGAVIMGLARIGASFYGIGDIWMANYGISDNLIIRFLHTIDSLGGKTLGLMLPFIGGYVAFAIGDRVAIAPGFVGGVLASEFNSGFIGALIAGIIAGYTVKITLKKIKLPKFASGMTSIFIAPVLGVLITGLILLYLIGDPVSAINKGLEEWLKGMSGSNKVLLAAIVGGMMGFDLGGPVNKAALTTALALVVSGITTPNTAAMIGIVVPPLGLGLATIIGKKKYNKSLQEAGKSAILMGLVGVTEGAIPFAIESPFLVITTTVLGSSLSAAMAVFLGVDNPLPISGFYGWFAVYKWHLYILSIFVGALFIAIVNILIRKNISEEVVK; this comes from the coding sequence ATGAAGTTTGAAAATCTATTAAATGAAAATTTAATATTACTTGATTTAGATTTACAAAAGAAAGAAGAAATAATAGAAAAATTAGTAGAAAAATTATATGAAAATGAGGGTATTACTTCTAAAGAAAACTTTTTTAAAGCTGTAATGAAAAGAGAATCAATTTCCCCAACAGGATTAGAAGAAGGATTAGCAATACCTCATGGAAAAGATGAAAGTGTAATAAAACCTATGATAGCTGTTGCTAGATTAAAACATCCTATAAAAACTTGGGAATCTGTAGATGAAGATAATGAAGTTAATATGATATTTTTAATTGCAATCCCTAAAAAAGAAGAAGGAGATAGTCACATAGAAGTGTTAAGTAAATTAACAACTTCTTTTATGAAAGAAGGATTTATTACTAAATTACAAGAAGCCAAAACTAAAAAAGAAATGTTAGAAATAATATATTCTGTTGAAGATAATGAAAAAGAAGAAAAAATTGAATTATCAGAAGAAAGTAAATTTGTTATAGCTATAACTGCTTGTGCTACAGGAATAGCTCATACATATTTAGCTGCTGAAGCTTTAGAAAAAGCTGCTAGAGAACTAGGAATTAGAATCCATGTTGAAAAACAAGGAGCAAAAGGAATAGAAAATAGATTAACTAGAGAAATGATAGAAAAAGCTGAAGTTGTTATTTTTTCTACTGATGTTTCTGTGAAAGAAATAGAGAGATTTATTGGAAAAAAATACCTTCAAACAAGAGTGGCTGTTCCTTTAAAAGCTGGTAAAGAAGTTATAAATAAAGCTCTTGCTTCTCCAGACGGAATTGTAGAAGCTGTAGTTAATAAAAAAGAAGAAATAAAAAAAATTGAAGAAAAAATAATTAGTTTCTCAGAAATTAAAAGAGCATTTTTAACTGGTATATCTTATATGTTACCTCTAGTTGTTGCTGGAGCTGTTATTATGGGACTTGCTAGAATTGGAGCTTCTTTTTATGGAATTGGAGATATTTGGATGGCAAATTATGGTATATCTGATAATTTAATAATAAGATTTTTACACACTATAGATAGTCTTGGAGGAAAAACTTTAGGACTTATGTTACCTTTTATTGGAGGATATGTGGCTTTTGCTATTGGAGATAGAGTTGCCATTGCTCCTGGATTTGTTGGAGGAGTTTTAGCTAGTGAATTTAATAGTGGTTTTATAGGAGCTCTTATAGCTGGTATTATAGCTGGATATACAGTAAAAATAACCCTAAAAAAAATAAAACTTCCTAAATTTGCTTCTGGTATGACATCTATTTTTATCGCTCCTGTTTTAGGAGTTTTAATTACAGGACTTATTTTATTATATTTAATAGGTGACCCTGTTTCTGCAATAAATAAAGGACTTGAAGAATGGTTAAAAGGAATGAGTGGCTCAAATAAAGTTCTTCTTGCTGCCATTGTAGGAGGAATGATGGGATTTGATTTAGGAGGTCCTGTTAATAAAGCTGCTTTAACAACAGCTTTAGCTTTAGTAGTTTCTGGAATTACTACTCCAAATACTGCTGCTATGATAGGAATTGTTGTTCCACCATTAGGTTTAGGATTAGCTACCATTATTGGTAAGAAAAAATACAATAAATCTTTACAAGAAGCTGGAAAATCTGCAATTTTAATGGGACTTGTTGGAGTAACAGAAGGAGCTATTCCTTTTGCTATAGAATCTCCATTTCTTGTAATTACAACTACTGTTTTAGGTTCTAGTCTTTCAGCAGCAATGGCAGTATTTTTAGGAGTTGATAATCCTCTTCCAATTTCTGGATTTTATGGTTGGTTTGCAGTTTATAAGTGGCATCTTTATATTTTATCTATCTTTGTAGGAGCTCTTTTTATAGCTATTGTTAATATTCTAATTAGAAAAAATATCTCAGAAGAGGTGGTAAAATAA
- a CDS encoding GNAT family N-acetyltransferase codes for MVEVLKTFEELSGKEVYEICKLRNEIFIVEQNCPYLDLDGNDEKCLHLYFFDDVENEIICYCRIIPKGITYTTASIGRIVANQKYRKMGYTREMLTKAIEIIEKKFREKEITIGAQNYLRKFYSSLGFIPISEVYDEDGIPHVTMKLKK; via the coding sequence ATGGTAGAAGTTTTAAAAACTTTTGAGGAACTTAGTGGTAAAGAAGTTTATGAAATTTGTAAATTAAGAAATGAAATATTTATAGTAGAACAAAATTGTCCCTATTTAGATTTAGATGGAAATGATGAAAAATGTCTACACCTATATTTTTTTGATGATGTGGAAAATGAAATTATTTGTTATTGTAGAATTATTCCAAAAGGAATAACTTATACTACTGCTTCAATAGGAAGAATAGTTGCTAATCAAAAATATAGGAAAATGGGATATACAAGAGAAATGTTAACAAAAGCTATTGAAATAATAGAGAAAAAATTTAGAGAAAAAGAAATAACTATTGGAGCTCAAAATTATTTGAGAAAGTTTTATTCATCTTTGGGATTTATTCCTATATCAGAAGTTTATGATGAAGATGGAATCCCACATGTCACTATGAAATTAAAAAAATAA
- a CDS encoding sigma-54-dependent transcriptional regulator → MKNILIIDDEIGICSSLTFALEDKYKVYSTLNPDEGLEIIKNKNINLVLLDLKIGDVDGLEVLGRIKEINKEVIVIVMTAYGSILSSVEAMKKGAYTYLTKPMNLEELYIVIGKALEYQGMTEEIQYLNKELQNKYQYGGIIGKSEGMKKIFNLIEKLKDVETSVMITGESGTGKELVARAIHFSGKRKNNKFVEVNCAAIPEGLLEEEFFGHKKGTFTNAISDKIGKFQYANKGTIFLDEIGDMSLNLQSKLLRVIQEKSFIPLGANEPIDIDVRIIAATNKDLRKMVEEGTFRKDLYFRLNVIELKIPPLKDRKEDLPLLFNHFINISNKEMSKNVKGISKEVEKLLLEYDYPGNVRELSNIIECGVLLTQKEVIEKDSLPSNFIERFNKDKGYTIEGKDLTAMTLKEVEKLLIEVVLKKNNGHRKKTADMLGISERGLRNKINEYNL, encoded by the coding sequence TTGAAAAATATACTTATAATAGATGATGAAATAGGAATTTGTTCTTCTTTAACTTTTGCTTTAGAAGATAAATATAAAGTATATTCTACATTAAATCCAGATGAAGGATTAGAAATTATAAAAAATAAAAATATAAATTTAGTTCTGTTAGATTTAAAAATTGGAGATGTAGATGGATTAGAAGTTTTAGGAAGAATAAAAGAAATAAATAAAGAAGTTATAGTAATAGTTATGACAGCTTATGGGTCTATATTATCTTCTGTTGAGGCAATGAAAAAAGGGGCTTATACATATTTAACAAAACCAATGAATTTAGAAGAATTGTATATAGTTATAGGGAAAGCTCTAGAATATCAAGGAATGACAGAAGAGATTCAATATCTTAATAAAGAATTACAAAATAAATATCAATATGGGGGAATAATTGGAAAAAGTGAAGGAATGAAAAAAATCTTTAATTTAATTGAAAAATTAAAAGATGTAGAAACTAGTGTTATGATTACAGGAGAAAGTGGAACAGGGAAAGAGTTAGTAGCTAGGGCTATTCATTTTTCTGGAAAGAGAAAAAATAATAAATTTGTAGAGGTAAACTGTGCTGCTATACCAGAAGGGTTATTAGAAGAAGAATTTTTTGGACATAAAAAAGGAACTTTTACAAATGCTATATCTGATAAAATTGGAAAATTTCAATATGCTAATAAAGGAACAATTTTCTTAGATGAAATAGGAGATATGAGTCTTAATCTTCAATCAAAATTATTAAGAGTTATTCAAGAAAAAAGTTTTATTCCTTTAGGAGCAAATGAACCAATAGATATAGATGTTAGAATTATAGCTGCTACAAATAAAGATTTAAGAAAAATGGTAGAAGAGGGAACTTTTAGAAAGGATTTATATTTTAGATTAAATGTTATAGAATTAAAAATTCCTCCATTAAAAGATAGAAAAGAAGATTTACCACTTTTATTTAATCATTTTATAAATATTTCTAATAAAGAAATGTCAAAAAATGTTAAAGGAATAAGTAAAGAAGTAGAAAAACTCTTATTAGAATATGATTATCCAGGGAATGTAAGAGAACTATCAAATATTATAGAATGTGGAGTTTTATTGACTCAAAAGGAAGTTATAGAAAAAGATTCATTACCTAGTAATTTTATAGAAAGATTTAATAAAGATAAGGGATATACAATAGAAGGAAAAGATTTAACAGCAATGACCTTAAAAGAAGTAGAAAAACTTTTAATTGAAGTTGTTTTAAAGAAAAATAATGGACATAGAAAAAAAACTGCTGATATGCTTGGAATTAGTGAAAGAGGATTAAGGAATAAAATAAATGAATATAATTTATAA
- the treC gene encoding alpha,alpha-phosphotrehalase: MSFKNKVVYQIYPKSFYDSNNDGIGDLKGITKKLKYLNFLGIDYIWITPFFVSPQRDNGYDVADYYNIDPLYGTMEDLDELILEASKYGIKLMLDMVFNHTSTEHIWFKQAIQGNKKYQNYYFFKKSIDNKLPTNWVSKFGGNTWEYCKELDMYYLHLFDKTQADLNWENPEVRKEMTKIVNFWINKGIEGFRFDVVNLISKPQIFKDDFIGDGRRFYTDGPNIHSYLKELNKNSFGKLKNIVTVGEMSSTTIENCYKYSGEKENELSMVFSFHHLKIDYKNKNKWELQEADFEELKEILNTWQLGMQKNNAWNALFWCNHDQPRIVSRLGDDKIYWKKSAKMLATMIHCLRGTPYIYQGEEIGMTNTYFETINDFKDIESLNYYDIFLKEGKSPEEALKIIQERSRDNGRTPMQWNNKNFGGFSNIIPWINPIKNFKQINVENQINDCDSILHYYKKLIQLRKNYLPISEGEFIPVITEKDIYIYKRKYNSEEILVILNYKNKKEITLPKEEIEKNYSCILSNNNIIKLTSKLTLEPFDTFVFYKK; encoded by the coding sequence ATGAGTTTTAAAAATAAAGTTGTTTATCAAATTTATCCAAAATCTTTTTACGATTCTAATAATGATGGAATTGGAGATTTAAAAGGTATTACTAAAAAACTAAAATATTTAAATTTTTTAGGAATTGATTACATTTGGATAACTCCATTTTTCGTTTCACCTCAAAGGGATAATGGTTATGATGTAGCTGATTATTATAATATTGACCCTCTTTATGGAACTATGGAAGATTTAGATGAATTAATCTTAGAAGCTTCAAAATATGGAATTAAATTAATGCTCGACATGGTTTTTAATCATACTTCTACAGAACATATTTGGTTTAAACAAGCAATTCAAGGAAATAAAAAATATCAAAATTATTATTTTTTTAAAAAGTCTATTGATAATAAACTTCCTACAAATTGGGTTTCTAAATTTGGAGGAAATACTTGGGAATATTGTAAAGAACTTGATATGTATTATTTACATCTTTTTGATAAAACACAAGCCGACTTAAATTGGGAAAATCCTGAGGTTAGAAAAGAAATGACAAAAATTGTAAATTTTTGGATAAATAAAGGTATTGAAGGATTTAGATTTGATGTAGTTAATTTAATTTCAAAGCCTCAAATTTTTAAAGATGATTTCATTGGAGATGGAAGAAGATTTTATACTGATGGACCTAATATTCATTCTTATTTAAAAGAATTGAATAAAAATTCTTTTGGAAAATTAAAAAATATAGTTACAGTTGGAGAAATGTCATCAACAACTATAGAAAATTGTTATAAATATTCTGGAGAAAAAGAAAATGAATTATCTATGGTATTTAGCTTTCATCATTTAAAAATTGATTATAAAAACAAAAATAAATGGGAACTTCAAGAAGCAGACTTTGAAGAACTAAAAGAAATTCTTAATACTTGGCAATTAGGAATGCAAAAAAATAATGCTTGGAATGCTCTCTTCTGGTGTAATCATGACCAACCAAGAATAGTTTCTAGATTAGGTGACGATAAAATTTATTGGAAAAAATCAGCAAAAATGTTAGCTACTATGATACATTGTTTAAGAGGAACTCCTTATATTTATCAAGGTGAAGAAATAGGAATGACTAATACTTATTTTGAGACTATAAATGATTTCAAAGATATTGAATCTTTAAATTATTATGATATTTTTCTAAAAGAAGGAAAATCTCCAGAAGAAGCATTAAAAATTATTCAAGAAAGGTCACGTGATAATGGAAGAACTCCTATGCAATGGAATAATAAAAATTTTGGCGGGTTCAGTAATATAATTCCTTGGATAAATCCAATTAAAAATTTTAAACAAATAAATGTTGAAAATCAAATAAATGATTGTGATAGTATTTTACATTATTATAAAAAATTAATTCAACTAAGAAAAAATTATCTTCCTATTAGTGAAGGAGAATTTATTCCAGTTATAACAGAAAAAGATATTTATATTTATAAAAGAAAATATAATTCTGAAGAAATATTAGTTATTTTAAATTATAAAAATAAAAAAGAGATAACTTTACCTAAAGAAGAAATTGAAAAAAATTATTCTTGTATACTTTCTAATAATAATATTATAAAGCTTACTTCTAAATTAACTTTAGAACCTTTTGATACTTTTGTTTTTTATAAAAAATAA
- a CDS encoding TAXI family TRAP transporter solute-binding subunit, protein MNIIYNKKLIIGILILIFNLIGYSEEKKPFISIGTGPIDGVFYPTGVVIAEVIKEAGYNSSAQSTAGSGENIDFLYFKKVEMAISMSDSVHQAYNGVGAYKIKGPMKNLKCITGLHPNFTQIVTLRDSGIKTFEDLKGKRIGIGIYNSGVELNARLLYEIHNMNYKDSDIIYSTPGEIIEQLKSNLLDAIFLTNTIPNEIIYNLANEVPISFVEISDEGYKNLKKKWPFFFRGIISKNDYNIDKSVKTVAVQNLLLVDGNLSEDVVYDITKAFFENLDRIKETHISVKRNVSLENYSKNVEIPFHEGAIRYYKEKNIWK, encoded by the coding sequence ATGAATATAATTTATAATAAAAAATTGATAATAGGTATATTAATTTTAATATTTAATTTAATTGGATATAGTGAAGAAAAGAAACCTTTTATAAGTATTGGAACAGGACCAATTGATGGAGTTTTTTATCCAACAGGAGTTGTAATTGCAGAGGTTATAAAAGAAGCAGGGTATAATTCTTCTGCTCAATCTACAGCTGGTTCTGGAGAAAATATAGATTTTTTATATTTTAAAAAAGTGGAGATGGCTATATCTATGTCGGACTCTGTCCATCAAGCATATAATGGAGTAGGTGCTTATAAAATAAAGGGTCCTATGAAAAATTTGAAATGTATTACAGGATTACATCCAAATTTTACTCAAATAGTAACTTTGAGAGATTCAGGAATAAAAACTTTTGAAGATTTAAAAGGGAAGAGAATAGGAATTGGAATATATAACTCTGGAGTAGAATTAAATGCAAGATTATTATATGAAATTCATAATATGAATTATAAGGATAGTGATATAATATATTCAACTCCTGGTGAAATTATAGAACAATTAAAAAGTAATCTTTTAGATGCAATTTTTTTGACAAATACAATACCTAATGAAATAATCTATAATTTAGCTAATGAAGTTCCTATAAGTTTTGTTGAAATTAGTGATGAGGGATATAAAAATCTAAAGAAAAAATGGCCTTTTTTCTTTAGAGGAATTATTTCTAAAAATGATTATAATATTGATAAATCAGTAAAAACTGTTGCTGTACAAAATTTATTATTAGTTGATGGGAATTTATCTGAAGATGTGGTTTATGATATAACAAAAGCTTTTTTTGAAAATTTAGATAGAATTAAAGAAACTCATATCTCAGTAAAAAGAAATGTTTCATTAGAAAATTATTCAAAAAATGTAGAAATACCCTTTCATGAAGGAGCTATAAGATATTATAAAGAAAAAAATATATGGAAATAA
- the rplS gene encoding 50S ribosomal protein L19, translating into MKEKLIALVEQNYLRTDIPQFKAGDTVGVYYKVVEGNKERVQLFQGTVIRVAGSGIAKSCTVRKVVDGIGVERIIPLNSPMIDKIEVVKVGRVRRSKLYYLRGLSGKKARIKELRK; encoded by the coding sequence ATGAAAGAAAAATTAATCGCTCTTGTTGAGCAAAATTATCTAAGAACTGATATCCCTCAATTTAAAGCAGGAGATACAGTAGGAGTTTACTACAAAGTTGTAGAAGGAAACAAAGAAAGAGTACAATTATTCCAAGGAACTGTAATCAGAGTAGCTGGTTCTGGAATTGCTAAATCTTGTACAGTAAGAAAAGTAGTAGACGGAATTGGAGTAGAAAGAATAATACCTTTAAACTCTCCAATGATAGATAAAATAGAAGTTGTTAAAGTAGGAAGAGTAAGAAGATCTAAACTTTACTACTTAAGAGGACTTTCTGGTAAAAAAGCAAGAATCAAAGAACTTAGAAAGTAG
- a CDS encoding BglG family transcription antiterminator, producing MEVIKINKREIKILEILLKSEDDINIKELSQILEVSDRSIRYDIENINFYLKKVNLSLIEKKSKGFLDYSKIDIKKLLFYTSDNNENFYNQYREELILIKIAFEENINISNICEEFNLSRSTIKITLKNNEKILENYELKLILNPQKGLKLSGSEENIRKFQLKLLNQFRFNQENSNYKFDFLKKYISKYFEKIDLNNIKIFINYIINSLGKVISDEAYVTLLNYTVIVIERVRENKTLSYSQNSNFFQHSLEFEIVNKAISLLEVSENIKFNINEIIKFTDYLLGSHSYSISFSSLDNWIEIDILIKKIIIQFSVIAGVNLNDDTILLEGLVNHIKPTVYRIKNKIELENSILEEFLASYLEIFTITKNSLDILEKFLGETIPDSEIAFIGVHFKSALDRCQKNTTNIKNIVIVCGLGYGTSKLMAQQIKNRYNINIVGTIPYYQVEKFIETKNVDMIITNLKNLNVNSKIPVVYIKTLLTNEDFNLLDSYNLPKYNKVVSLSKILSSIKLGAEIFDEKIIIDNLKENFKDIIIDDTTTISKNLSSFLEEKNILLNQKVNTWEEAIKMAGEILIENGYVTPTYIDGMISSIKKNGSYVVVSDLVAIPHAKNENNIYNTGMGLLCLDREVLFPDDVKVKFILAFCSQDNQSHLNAIVQFVDLLKKYNFLSVLEKSTSKKKIMDTIKKYEFLIHFGKNKI from the coding sequence ATGGAGGTAATTAAAATTAATAAAAGAGAAATTAAAATTTTAGAAATTTTATTAAAATCAGAAGATGATATAAATATAAAAGAATTAAGTCAAATATTAGAAGTAAGTGATAGAAGCATTAGATATGATATTGAAAATATTAATTTTTATTTAAAGAAAGTTAATTTGAGTCTGATTGAAAAAAAGAGTAAAGGGTTTCTTGATTATTCAAAAATAGATATTAAAAAACTTTTATTCTATACTTCTGATAATAATGAAAACTTTTATAATCAATATAGAGAAGAATTAATTCTTATTAAAATTGCTTTTGAAGAAAATATAAATATTTCTAATATTTGTGAAGAGTTTAATTTAAGTAGGTCTACTATTAAAATAACTTTAAAAAATAATGAAAAAATATTGGAGAATTATGAATTAAAACTTATTCTAAATCCGCAAAAAGGTTTAAAATTATCTGGCTCAGAAGAAAATATCAGAAAATTTCAACTTAAATTACTTAACCAATTTAGATTTAATCAAGAAAATAGTAATTATAAATTTGATTTTTTAAAGAAATATATTAGTAAATATTTTGAAAAAATTGATTTAAATAATATTAAAATTTTTATAAATTATATTATTAATTCGTTGGGAAAAGTTATTTCTGATGAGGCATATGTTACTCTACTTAACTATACAGTTATTGTAATTGAAAGAGTAAGAGAAAATAAAACTTTAAGTTATTCACAAAATAGTAATTTTTTCCAACATAGTTTAGAATTTGAAATTGTTAATAAAGCTATTTCATTGTTAGAAGTATCAGAAAATATTAAATTTAATATAAATGAGATTATTAAATTTACTGATTATCTTTTAGGAAGTCATAGCTATTCAATATCATTCTCATCCTTAGATAATTGGATAGAAATAGATATTCTTATAAAAAAAATAATTATTCAATTTAGTGTAATTGCTGGAGTTAATCTTAATGATGATACTATTTTATTAGAAGGATTAGTTAATCATATAAAACCTACTGTTTATAGAATAAAAAATAAAATAGAATTAGAAAATTCAATTTTAGAAGAGTTTCTAGCTTCATATTTAGAAATTTTTACTATTACTAAAAATTCTTTAGATATTTTAGAAAAATTTTTAGGAGAGACTATTCCAGATAGTGAGATTGCCTTTATAGGAGTACATTTTAAATCAGCTTTAGATAGATGTCAAAAAAATACTACAAATATTAAAAATATTGTTATTGTTTGCGGATTAGGATATGGAACTTCAAAACTTATGGCTCAACAGATAAAAAATAGATACAATATAAATATTGTTGGTACAATTCCTTATTATCAAGTTGAAAAATTTATTGAAACAAAAAATGTTGATATGATAATTACAAATTTAAAAAATTTAAATGTCAATTCAAAAATACCTGTAGTTTATATAAAAACTTTACTTACTAATGAGGATTTTAATCTTTTAGATAGTTATAATCTTCCAAAATATAATAAAGTTGTATCTCTATCAAAAATATTAAGCAGTATTAAGTTAGGAGCAGAAATTTTTGATGAAAAAATTATTATTGATAATTTAAAAGAAAATTTTAAAGATATAATTATAGATGATACAACCACTATTTCAAAAAATCTTTCTAGTTTTTTAGAAGAAAAAAATATCCTTCTTAACCAGAAAGTAAATACTTGGGAAGAGGCAATAAAAATGGCTGGAGAAATATTGATTGAAAATGGATATGTCACTCCAACATATATTGATGGGATGATTAGTTCAATTAAAAAAAATGGGTCCTATGTTGTTGTAAGTGATTTAGTGGCTATTCCTCATGCTAAAAATGAAAACAATATTTATAATACGGGTATGGGATTATTGTGTTTAGATAGAGAAGTTTTATTTCCAGATGATGTTAAAGTTAAATTTATTTTAGCTTTTTGTTCACAAGATAATCAATCTCATCTTAATGCCATTGTCCAATTTGTTGATTTATTAAAAAAATATAATTTTTTAAGTGTTTTAGAAAAATCTACTTCTAAAAAGAAAATAATGGATACTATTAAGAAATATGAATTTTTAATACATTTTGGAAAAAATAAAATATAA
- the bioD gene encoding dethiobiotin synthase — MQGFFITGVGTDVGKTYISSLFFKELRKYIKTDYYKPIQSGCFYEREKLTAPDLKFLSNFSGISYDSKMCSYMLIPEVSPHLASEIENKNIDMKIIYDEIERKEKETSILLVEGAGGVYVPIIRDKFYMFDFMKKIDYPVILVANTKVGGINHAMLSIEFLRSKNIKIHGIVFNGYTEKDFEDDNIKVVLKDSGIKNYLVIKENQNEIEKNQLFNFFNLEDSLC; from the coding sequence ATGCAAGGATTTTTTATTACAGGAGTAGGGACTGATGTAGGAAAAACTTATATTTCATCATTATTTTTTAAAGAGTTGAGAAAATATATAAAAACAGATTATTATAAACCAATTCAAAGTGGGTGTTTTTATGAGAGAGAGAAATTAACAGCACCAGATTTAAAATTTTTATCTAATTTTAGTGGAATCTCTTATGATTCAAAAATGTGTAGTTATATGTTAATTCCAGAAGTATCTCCCCATTTAGCTAGTGAAATAGAAAATAAAAATATAGATATGAAAATAATTTATGACGAGATAGAGAGAAAAGAAAAAGAAACTTCTATTTTATTAGTAGAGGGAGCTGGTGGTGTATATGTACCAATTATAAGAGATAAATTTTATATGTTTGATTTTATGAAAAAAATTGACTATCCTGTAATTTTAGTGGCAAATACAAAAGTTGGTGGAATAAATCATGCAATGCTTAGTATAGAATTTTTAAGAAGTAAAAATATAAAAATTCATGGAATAGTTTTTAATGGATATACAGAAAAAGATTTTGAAGATGACAATATAAAAGTTGTTTTAAAAGATAGTGGTATTAAAAATTATTTAGTTATAAAAGAAAATCAAAATGAGATAGAAAAAAATCAATTATTTAATTTTTTTAATTTGGAGGATAGTTTATGTTAA